In the Populus trichocarpa isolate Nisqually-1 chromosome 8, P.trichocarpa_v4.1, whole genome shotgun sequence genome, AAAACCTGCATCAGTAACCAAATAAGTTTCTCTGCTCTGTTGTTCTTGTAGAAACCAATTCAGGGAAGAGTGTACAGGCTTCTGTGAGGGGCTGGATACCAAAGCCATCAAATAATGAGCATATTATTGAATACGCAGCTGATTTCACTGTTCCCTTCGATTTCGGGAATCCTGGGGCAGTGCTTGTTACCAATCTTCATGGCAAGGAGTTCTACTTGATGGAGATTGTAGTTCATGGTTTTGATGCAGGCCCCATTTTCTTCCCTGCAAATACGTGGATTCATTCGAGCAAAGATAATCCTGATAGCAGAATTATCTTCAGAAATCGAGTGAGCGTTGTTTACTAgggatttctttgttttgttttctttaccaAGCTTTTGTGTTTCATTTTGCTTATGCGATGGGCACATGTTGTACACAGGCATATCTACCATCTCGAACACCACCTGGTATTAAAGATCTAAGGCGCGAAGACTTGCTCAGTCTCCGTGGTAATGGAAAAGGCGAGAGAAAGCCTCATGATAGAATTTATGATTATGCTCTTTATAACGATTTAGGTAATCCTGACAAGGATGACGAACTTGCTAGACCGGTCCTGGGCGGTGAAAAGTGGCCTTATCCTAGGCGCTGTAGAACTGGTAGACCTCCAACCAAGAAAGGTATCGTGTTCTCCTGAGAATTTATTTGAACTACTTCCTGACATTCTTTCAATACTATTCTGATTAGTTATGCATTGCCTTGAGTGATTTCATTTAGATCCAAAATGTGAAACTAGAATCGAAAAGCCACATCCAGTATATGTACCTAGGGATGAAACTTTCGAGGAGATCAAGCGGAACACTTTCTCTACTGGAAGGTTGAAAGCTCTGCTTCACAATCTTATTCCAGCTATTGCTGCTACACTGTCAAGTTCAGACATTCCCTTCACGTGCTTCTCTGATATTGATAAGCTATATAATGatggttttattttgaaaactgAGGAGCTAAGTGAAATAGTCCAGAATCCCTTTTTGGGAAATTTTATGAAGCGGGTTCTTAGTGTGAGTGAAAGGTTGCTGATATATGATATTCCAGCTGTTATAAAGCGTAAGTACTCTTTCCCTTCCTCCATCTTTCCTGCATGGCTTTTCTATactatctttctctttttcacCTTGTCTCTGTTATATCTGCCTAGGGGATAGATTTGCATGGTTGCGTGATAGTGAGTTTGCTCGCCAGACTTTGGCTGGGGTGAATCCAGTGAACATTGAGATTTTAAAGGTAGTATTTCGAATCTTACTCAACTTGTCGCTATTTACAGGTTGTAGCTTTTTTACCACACCCCTTAGTCTGTAAGCTACTTCAATTTTACAGGAATTTCCGATTCTCAGCAAACTAGATCCTGCTGTGTATGGCCCTCCAGAATCAGCAATCACTGAGGAATTAATTGAGCATGAACTTCATGGAATGAGTGTAGAGAAGGTATCTGCATCATGCATAATCTGTTGCTTTCATGCTACATTTACAGAAGCCTGCTTCCGTTGTTCTAAAtctggaaaaaacaaatatacatttGGTGATTCGTGCCTTcgattttcatattgtttttctgGTTGAAATGCTGATCCTGTTTCGCATCCTATATTGTCACACACCTTTTTGTATATGGGCTACATTGCTGGAAATTTAATATTGGTGATTGGGCAAATCATACGCCCTTTATCAATCGCCTTACATTCCCAGTATCTTGTTTGGCTTATGTGGAAAGACATTCTCAAGGTTGTAGTTTGCCTAGATTTTCATACTGATTGGACTTAACAAGAAAAGCAATCTTTGACTTTTAATCAAAGTAGTCTGTAACATTAGCTGGTTCTATTACCTCTTAATTTTTCATGGCTAGAtgaattacaaagcaaaaaatccacaacatgaaaaaaataaatgaaatcagTTTGTGCTGAAGAACTGGATTCCTCTTACGCTGGTTTCTGATACTTGATGACACAGgcaattgaagagaaaaggttatTTATCCTCGATTACCATGATATGCTTTTGCCATTTATCGAGAAGATGAACTCCTTGCCAGGAAGAAAAGCTTATGCATCAAGGACTGTTTTCTTCTATGATCAGGCTGGTATTCTAAGGCCAATAGTTATTGAGCTTTCACTTCCCCCATCACCCTCTTCACCTTGCAACAAACATGTTTACATTCATGGGCCTGATGCCACGACACATTGGATCTGGAAACTAGCCAAAGCTCATGTCTGCTCAAATGATGCTGGTGTTCATCAACTAGTAAATCACTggtaaaagaaaagattgtactcaatgaaatttaaaaaagcaagGCATGCACGTTTCTAACCTGTGGGTGTTTTTGAATTCTCAGGTTGAGGACTCATGCCTGCATGGAGACTTATCTAATTGCAACTCACAGGCAGCTTAGTGCAATGCACCCCATTTACAAGTTGCTCCATCCCCATACACGTTATACACTAGAAATTAATGCACTTGCACGGCAGAGCTTAATAAATGGAGGAGGAATAATTGAGGCCTGTTTCAGTCCTGGAAAGTATGCCATGGAGGTTAGCTCTGCAGCCTACAAGAATATGTGGCGGTTTGACATGGAGGCATTGCCAGCAGATCTTGTTCGCAGGTAGAACTGGAGTGCATTTTAATCTCTtactctttgtttatttttcaagctTTTAGATACTTCCTGGTGATCTGACCTGTCTGAAGCAGCGGCTATTGCAGGACTGGACTGTTAGTTGGGTCCATTCCTGACCTCCCActtttttcatgcttttaatGCTTAACTGTTTCTAAACATCACTTGCTGTATTCTTGTTGCCAGCCTTCTTGtagaacaaatgaaaaaaaaaaaaaatcataattgtgATGAAATTTTCAGGGGAATGGCAGTGGAGGATCCTTCGATGCCTTGTGGAGTGAGGCTTGTGATAGAAGACTACCCTTATGCTTCAGACGGACTCCTCATTTGGTCAGCCATAAAAGAATATGTAGAATCTTATGTTGATCACTTCTACTCTGAGCCTAACTCTGTCACATCTGATATTGAGCTCCAAGCCTGGTGGAATGAGATAAAAAACAAGGGTCATTTTGACAAGAGGAGCGAACCATGGTGGCCTAAACTCGATACCAAAGAAGATGTATCTGGCATACTTACTACAATGATCTGGATTGCATCAGGGCAGCATGCTGCTATAAACTTTGGGCAGTACCCCTTTGGAGGGTATGTGCCTAGTCGTCCTACCCTCATGAGAAAACTCATCCCGCTAGAAAATGAACATGATCATGAAAAGTTCATCCGAAACCCTCAGCATACTTTCCTGTCATCTTTGCCAACTCAACTTCAAGCCACCAAAATAATGGCTGCTCAGGACACTCTGTCGACTCACTCCCCAGATGAAGAGTACTTGGGTCAGGTAAGCCACCTGCACAGCCATTGGATCAATGATCACGAAATAGTAGAATTGTTCAATAGATTTTCTGCTCGATTAGAGGAGATTGAAGGaataataaacttgagaaataAGGATGCCCGCCTTAAAAACAGAAGCGGTGCAGGTGTTCCACCATATGAACTGCTCGTTCCCACTTCAGGCCCTGGAGTAACAGGTCGAGGAATCCCCAATAGCATTTCTATCTAAAAGGTTAGCCTGGTTTAAAATCATTGTAAGTGTCAGATATTGCTGCCTTTGCCTAGCATATACCACTTTCTTTCTCAAAGAGCTTGTTCACCTAGCATCTGCAATAAAATGTGAAGCATAGAAGCAATTTCTATGGTATTCATATTTAGACTAAGCACCTAGAGCTTTATGAATACAGTATATGacgtagaaaaaacaaatcagaaagATCTAAAGTTTGAATACCAGTGTGTTTGTGTggtgtaaattatttttgatgtgcTTTGATCGATTAAAAATGGAAGTTCTTTGCATACTCGGGCCTTGGTAATGGTAGGAATACACAATTATCTGTACTAAAGGATTTCATCAGGGTTCTTTGCAGAGGCggagcaagaagaaaaaagtaaggggggcaaattaaaagaaatattttaaaaaaaattaaaattttaaatattttacaaagggAGAGGCTGGGAAAAATTTCCTCGCAGGGCCCCTGCCAACCTCCCCTGCCTCCGCCACTGGTTCTTTGTATGTAGATTTAGAGGCAATTGGAGTGTTCTAGATTTTGTGCTGCTAGCACAATGATGCTTGATTTACGCCCGTTGTTTTATCATGTGTACTTCAAAAGTTTAGAGCAGTGGCAAAATCTGAACTTGTAGAATCTAGGACCAGGTCTTTTTTTCAAGATTGCCAAGAAAAGGGTATCCTTTCCCCTTCATGCAGTCGAGAGAAGCCTTCTCCTTGTCTTTGATAGCATTGCTATCTCTAATCTCGAAATCTTCAAGCAACTAGTTTAGGGTTAGGCGCTAGGCAGTGTGCATTGTTTTCTCGGCTCCATAACAGGAAGATGGGAAGTTagcctttcttctttctttgccaAAGCAGATCCCACCGCTATCATGCATGATTCTCCCAAAAGATTGCAGAGCTTCTTTGATCAATCTGTCTGGGGGTTTTAGTCTGTCAATCTGTAACCCAGTATTCACAGTACATAGCCACCCCTCTGGTCGCCTATTTTGTTCTCTTGGTCAAGATACTGGACCATCTTGATTCAAACGCATGCCTGAGTTGTCTTAGAGATCTTGGCATATTGAAATGCGAGTGGCCCAGAGTACTGAACCACATACgaatcttctaaaaaaaattcaaatttataatcttCCAGTTGCATTCCTGGGTAATGATTCAATGATCACTCGTTGTAATCTCCTGTATGGTGCCACTTACAGCATAATTATTTGAACGATCAGAAAGATAATTATGAAACATGGTTTTAATTTATCTGGTATCATCATCGTGGATTAGAAGTTAGAGAGAACCTGTCTGGCAATAAaatccttgattttttattcttctttaatgctTCCTTTCTGTCTTGCCGCGAAGGCCACGGACACTTGACCTGCTTCCTCATCAGGATATTGCTTACGGAATTGCAGCAGTTGCTTCGTCATCACCAACGTAACCTGTGCTAAAATGACACCAATTAATGCCAACAAGGTGAAACAACATCATCAGACTAGGCCTGATCTCTCATAATTTCAT is a window encoding:
- the LOC7494782 gene encoding lipoxygenase 6, chloroplastic, with product MYAMKRVYSPFKSELTFRLSPATSRAWKDGFFWKTRVPSGSKVSCTPGSIRAVISSDDKALEPSSKEASNKEVDEIVFSSSSDKLGKGGIDVRAVITIRKKIKEKINEKIEDQWEYFVNGIGKGILIQLVSEEIDPETNSGKSVQASVRGWIPKPSNNEHIIEYAADFTVPFDFGNPGAVLVTNLHGKEFYLMEIVVHGFDAGPIFFPANTWIHSSKDNPDSRIIFRNRAYLPSRTPPGIKDLRREDLLSLRGNGKGERKPHDRIYDYALYNDLGNPDKDDELARPVLGGEKWPYPRRCRTGRPPTKKDPKCETRIEKPHPVYVPRDETFEEIKRNTFSTGRLKALLHNLIPAIAATLSSSDIPFTCFSDIDKLYNDGFILKTEELSEIVQNPFLGNFMKRVLSVSERLLIYDIPAVIKRDRFAWLRDSEFARQTLAGVNPVNIEILKEFPILSKLDPAVYGPPESAITEELIEHELHGMSVEKAIEEKRLFILDYHDMLLPFIEKMNSLPGRKAYASRTVFFYDQAGILRPIVIELSLPPSPSSPCNKHVYIHGPDATTHWIWKLAKAHVCSNDAGVHQLVNHWLRTHACMETYLIATHRQLSAMHPIYKLLHPHTRYTLEINALARQSLINGGGIIEACFSPGKYAMEVSSAAYKNMWRFDMEALPADLVRRGMAVEDPSMPCGVRLVIEDYPYASDGLLIWSAIKEYVESYVDHFYSEPNSVTSDIELQAWWNEIKNKGHFDKRSEPWWPKLDTKEDVSGILTTMIWIASGQHAAINFGQYPFGGYVPSRPTLMRKLIPLENEHDHEKFIRNPQHTFLSSLPTQLQATKIMAAQDTLSTHSPDEEYLGQVSHLHSHWINDHEIVELFNRFSARLEEIEGIINLRNKDARLKNRSGAGVPPYELLVPTSGPGVTGRGIPNSISI